Proteins encoded by one window of Nasonia vitripennis strain AsymCx chromosome 5, Nvit_psr_1.1, whole genome shotgun sequence:
- the LOC100678600 gene encoding PWWP domain-containing protein 2A isoform X2 yields the protein MCYCALEAQIRIMCRGLPCGIQPPEPVKDPDGDKLATIAARFSYFQEKRHTALTKTDLRRSSNQPARSKNSRPTVRLRPRQVLCSKCRSICNENNENVGRKRKLEEPSHSDQPTRRSDRRCSSTQQQQAKPSTHLNTRSHRLPQIGDHSDESSSSKTTSSSQSEQSHKFSPTLIPKISRLRPAEIGSAIQSKGSVKSCIQMAEQVRSAYWNGRDEENLAEAEAEVENRPMNTLSRPEPMELDSNPTQAYCATPRRLSSSSVESAKIPPDEEDKKTLAAADSTVKGGGRAVRVTRKKRSIGLMEDLWDESVFEDPARTTVTATRATPVIKISFGAQGEGTVLKIPSKIQHPYDGRDVDTDTEEAQTEPERDPLELPKSYEADAYGGYHHCGNGEDGQEQVDPQRQALLGKDCETASAKAAKKALKKAKKKALRKMYGATSPARSPCNGSPRYNSNFDKMMYHRRKHKVKHKKKHKEERKHKSQQSYESSNGLDHPNHLPVYQPIIADNSESSQHDAHQQQDSSAYTAIKEQCLKQKLSISLKRLNTNAYAARCEPSIGYPVSNASSGCKSPGATSDEEEDEEEEDTGCNVGDSGTEVAGETAPDFPPPQHPLVMRLSAAATPVEHCLTASGKRMDVGDVVWGKVHGFPWWPGKVLSITDAGKEDGTASGPQAHVAWYGSSTSSLMSCDQLSPFLETFKTRYNKKKKGPYKEAIRQAQSEARSQLIAPTSSAGSVLNVCGSPREVNVLS from the exons ATGTGCTACTGCGCACTGGAGGCACAGATAAGGATTATGTGCAG AGGTCTTCCATGCGGGATTCAACCGCCAGAGCCGGTAAAGGATCCGGACGGCGATAAACTCGCGACGATAGCTGCGCGCTTCAGCTACTTCCAAGAGAAGAGGCACACGGCCCTGACCAAGACAGACCTGAGACGCAGCTCTAACCAACCGGCCAGGAGTAAAAATTCCAGACCCACAGTCAGACTGAGACCTCGACAGGTCCTATGCAGCAAGTGCCGTTCGATCTGCAACGAAAACAACGAGAATGTTGGCCGCAAACGCAAGTTGGAGGAGCCGAGTCACTCGGACCAACCGACGAGACGCAGTGACAGGCGCTGCAGTTCCACGCAACAACAGCAAGCCAAACCCAGTACGCATCTCAACACGAGGAGTCACAGGCTGCCCCAGATCGGCGACCACTCGGACGAGAGTTCCTCCTCGAAGACGACGTCCTCGAGCCAGTCCGAGCAGTCGCACAAGTTCAGTCCCACCCTCATACCCAAGATCTCGAGGCTGAGGCCCGCCGAGATCGGCAGTGCCATTCAGAGCAAAG GTTCGGTCAAGTCGTGCATCCAGATGGCGGAGCAGGTGCGCAGTGCCTACTGGAACGGCCGCGACGAGGAGAACCTGGCGGAGGCGGAGGCGGAGGTCGAGAATCGCCCGATGAACACGCTGTCGCGACCCGAGCCGATGGAGCTCGACAGCAACCCGACTCAGGCCTACTGCGCCACGCCCCGACGATTAAGCAGCTCGTCCGTGGAGAGCGCCAAGATACCGCCGGATGAGGAGGACAAGAAGAccctcgccgccgccgattCGACGGTTAAGG gTGGCGGCAGAGCGGTTCGGGTGACACGGAAAAAACGCTCGATAGGACTGATGGAGGATCTGTGGGACGAGTCCGTGTTCGAAGACCCCGCGAGAACAACGGTGACGGCTACGCGAGCGACGCCTGTCATCAAAATATCGTTTGGCGCTCAGGGCGAGGGGACCGTGCTCAAAATACCTTCGAAGATACAGCATCCGTATGACG GTCGGGACGTGGACACCGACACGGAAGAGGCACAGACGGAGCCAGAACGAGATCCGCTGGAGCTGCCGAAGAGTTACGAAGCCGATGCGTACGGCGGCTATCATCACTGCGGCAACGGAGAAGACGGCCAGGAGCAGGTGGACCCACAGAGGCAGGCCCTGCTGGGAAAAGACTGCGAGACGGCCAGCGCCAAGGCCGCGAAAAAGGCACTGAAAAAGGCCAAGAAAAAGGCACTGAGGAAGATGTACGGGGCGACGTCGCCGGCGAGGTCGCCCTGTAATGGTTCGCCAAG GTACAATTCGAACTTTGACAAGATGATGTACCATCGTCGCAAGCACAAAGTGAAGCACAAGAAGAAGCACAAGGAGGAGCGCAAGCACAAGAGCCAGCAGTCCTACGAGTCGTCGAACGGCTTGGATCATCCTAATCATCTTCCAGTCTACCAACCCATCATAGCGGACAACTCGGAGTCCAGCCAACACGACGCCCACCAGCAGCAGGACAGCTCGGCGTACACGGCCATAAAGGAGCAGTGTCTCAAGCAGAAGCTCTCCATATCCCTCAAGAGACTGAACACTAACGCTTACGCGGCGCGATGCGAACCGTCGATCGGTTACCCTGTGAGCAACGCGTCCTCCGGATGCAAGAGTCCTGGTGCCACGAGCGACGAGGAAGAGgacgaggaagaggaggatACGGGGTGTAACGTGGGAGACAGCGGCACCGAAGTCGCGGGAGAAACGGCACCGGACTTCCCACCGCCGCAGCATCCGCTGGTAATGAGACTCTCTGCCGCTGCTACTCCCGTGGAACACTGCTTGACGGCTAGCGGTAAGAGGATGGATGTGGGCGACGTCGTGTGGGGGAAGGTTCACGGCTTTCCCTGGTGGCCTGGCAAG GTATTAAGCATAACAGATGCCGGTAAAGAAGACGGAACGGCGTCAGGGCCGCAAGCACACGTCGCCTGGTACGGTTCATCGACGAGTTCACTGATGTCCTGCGATCAACTCAGTCCATTCCTCGAAACATTCAAG ACGCGTtacaacaaaaagaaaaaaggccCGTATAAAGAAGCCATCCGCCAGGCGCAAAGCGAAGCTCGAAGCCAGCTGATCGCGCCGACAAGTTCCGCGGGCAGCGTCCTCAACGTCTGCGGTTCTCCTCGCGAAGTCAACGTTCTCTCCTAA
- the LOC100678600 gene encoding PWWP domain-containing protein 2A isoform X1 has translation MADEEPTVGCTRTSSPKLMLLQDSPEELKVGERIVVTVESALPDILVVSYQHGRKNFQGALLDATKRGLPCGIQPPEPVKDPDGDKLATIAARFSYFQEKRHTALTKTDLRRSSNQPARSKNSRPTVRLRPRQVLCSKCRSICNENNENVGRKRKLEEPSHSDQPTRRSDRRCSSTQQQQAKPSTHLNTRSHRLPQIGDHSDESSSSKTTSSSQSEQSHKFSPTLIPKISRLRPAEIGSAIQSKGSVKSCIQMAEQVRSAYWNGRDEENLAEAEAEVENRPMNTLSRPEPMELDSNPTQAYCATPRRLSSSSVESAKIPPDEEDKKTLAAADSTVKGGGRAVRVTRKKRSIGLMEDLWDESVFEDPARTTVTATRATPVIKISFGAQGEGTVLKIPSKIQHPYDGRDVDTDTEEAQTEPERDPLELPKSYEADAYGGYHHCGNGEDGQEQVDPQRQALLGKDCETASAKAAKKALKKAKKKALRKMYGATSPARSPCNGSPRYNSNFDKMMYHRRKHKVKHKKKHKEERKHKSQQSYESSNGLDHPNHLPVYQPIIADNSESSQHDAHQQQDSSAYTAIKEQCLKQKLSISLKRLNTNAYAARCEPSIGYPVSNASSGCKSPGATSDEEEDEEEEDTGCNVGDSGTEVAGETAPDFPPPQHPLVMRLSAAATPVEHCLTASGKRMDVGDVVWGKVHGFPWWPGKVLSITDAGKEDGTASGPQAHVAWYGSSTSSLMSCDQLSPFLETFKTRYNKKKKGPYKEAIRQAQSEARSQLIAPTSSAGSVLNVCGSPREVNVLS, from the exons ATGGCGGATGAGGAGCCGACCGTCGGCTGCACGAGGACGTCTTCTCCGAAGCTCATGCTGCTCCAGGACTCGCCGGAAGAGCTCAAGGTCGGCGAGAGGATCGTCGTGACGGTCGAGAGTGCGCTGCCGGATATACTCGTCGTCAGCTATCAGCACGGACGGAAGAACTTCCAGGGAGCACTGCTCGATGCCACCAAGAG AGGTCTTCCATGCGGGATTCAACCGCCAGAGCCGGTAAAGGATCCGGACGGCGATAAACTCGCGACGATAGCTGCGCGCTTCAGCTACTTCCAAGAGAAGAGGCACACGGCCCTGACCAAGACAGACCTGAGACGCAGCTCTAACCAACCGGCCAGGAGTAAAAATTCCAGACCCACAGTCAGACTGAGACCTCGACAGGTCCTATGCAGCAAGTGCCGTTCGATCTGCAACGAAAACAACGAGAATGTTGGCCGCAAACGCAAGTTGGAGGAGCCGAGTCACTCGGACCAACCGACGAGACGCAGTGACAGGCGCTGCAGTTCCACGCAACAACAGCAAGCCAAACCCAGTACGCATCTCAACACGAGGAGTCACAGGCTGCCCCAGATCGGCGACCACTCGGACGAGAGTTCCTCCTCGAAGACGACGTCCTCGAGCCAGTCCGAGCAGTCGCACAAGTTCAGTCCCACCCTCATACCCAAGATCTCGAGGCTGAGGCCCGCCGAGATCGGCAGTGCCATTCAGAGCAAAG GTTCGGTCAAGTCGTGCATCCAGATGGCGGAGCAGGTGCGCAGTGCCTACTGGAACGGCCGCGACGAGGAGAACCTGGCGGAGGCGGAGGCGGAGGTCGAGAATCGCCCGATGAACACGCTGTCGCGACCCGAGCCGATGGAGCTCGACAGCAACCCGACTCAGGCCTACTGCGCCACGCCCCGACGATTAAGCAGCTCGTCCGTGGAGAGCGCCAAGATACCGCCGGATGAGGAGGACAAGAAGAccctcgccgccgccgattCGACGGTTAAGG gTGGCGGCAGAGCGGTTCGGGTGACACGGAAAAAACGCTCGATAGGACTGATGGAGGATCTGTGGGACGAGTCCGTGTTCGAAGACCCCGCGAGAACAACGGTGACGGCTACGCGAGCGACGCCTGTCATCAAAATATCGTTTGGCGCTCAGGGCGAGGGGACCGTGCTCAAAATACCTTCGAAGATACAGCATCCGTATGACG GTCGGGACGTGGACACCGACACGGAAGAGGCACAGACGGAGCCAGAACGAGATCCGCTGGAGCTGCCGAAGAGTTACGAAGCCGATGCGTACGGCGGCTATCATCACTGCGGCAACGGAGAAGACGGCCAGGAGCAGGTGGACCCACAGAGGCAGGCCCTGCTGGGAAAAGACTGCGAGACGGCCAGCGCCAAGGCCGCGAAAAAGGCACTGAAAAAGGCCAAGAAAAAGGCACTGAGGAAGATGTACGGGGCGACGTCGCCGGCGAGGTCGCCCTGTAATGGTTCGCCAAG GTACAATTCGAACTTTGACAAGATGATGTACCATCGTCGCAAGCACAAAGTGAAGCACAAGAAGAAGCACAAGGAGGAGCGCAAGCACAAGAGCCAGCAGTCCTACGAGTCGTCGAACGGCTTGGATCATCCTAATCATCTTCCAGTCTACCAACCCATCATAGCGGACAACTCGGAGTCCAGCCAACACGACGCCCACCAGCAGCAGGACAGCTCGGCGTACACGGCCATAAAGGAGCAGTGTCTCAAGCAGAAGCTCTCCATATCCCTCAAGAGACTGAACACTAACGCTTACGCGGCGCGATGCGAACCGTCGATCGGTTACCCTGTGAGCAACGCGTCCTCCGGATGCAAGAGTCCTGGTGCCACGAGCGACGAGGAAGAGgacgaggaagaggaggatACGGGGTGTAACGTGGGAGACAGCGGCACCGAAGTCGCGGGAGAAACGGCACCGGACTTCCCACCGCCGCAGCATCCGCTGGTAATGAGACTCTCTGCCGCTGCTACTCCCGTGGAACACTGCTTGACGGCTAGCGGTAAGAGGATGGATGTGGGCGACGTCGTGTGGGGGAAGGTTCACGGCTTTCCCTGGTGGCCTGGCAAG GTATTAAGCATAACAGATGCCGGTAAAGAAGACGGAACGGCGTCAGGGCCGCAAGCACACGTCGCCTGGTACGGTTCATCGACGAGTTCACTGATGTCCTGCGATCAACTCAGTCCATTCCTCGAAACATTCAAG ACGCGTtacaacaaaaagaaaaaaggccCGTATAAAGAAGCCATCCGCCAGGCGCAAAGCGAAGCTCGAAGCCAGCTGATCGCGCCGACAAGTTCCGCGGGCAGCGTCCTCAACGTCTGCGGTTCTCCTCGCGAAGTCAACGTTCTCTCCTAA